In the genome of Anabrus simplex isolate iqAnaSimp1 chromosome 7, ASM4041472v1, whole genome shotgun sequence, the window ctttctgtactaaatggtattaatttcttcttctgacgtgactATACCAACAGAGTTGTatttcctccatcttgtcgctgatgggcacgACTTCGCAACATCCTCGCACATGCTCATTGCGCACTTTATCATGCAGAGTAACTCCCGCCGACCATTGCAGCATTCGCATCTCTGTGACAggcatttgctggtcatgctttttctgcTTTGCCCGACAATTTAACTGGCATCcacttatcacacagaacaccttTAATATTCGAGTCCTGTTGTTAAGAAAAGAATCACAGTCAGAATGGGTCTTTTtccttgtggctttacgtcgcacgacacagataggtcttatggcgacgataggataggaaaggcctaggagttggaagtaagcggccgtggccttaattaaggtacaaccctaccatcttcagggctgccgaaagtgggattcgaacccaatatctcccgcatacaagctcagagccgcgtgctcctaaccgcatggccaactcgcccggtaatcagaatgttggtcggcgtggtaggagaggtggtgatatacagttCCTAaccattagattgcgtgccaaaagcctgaatttcgagttcgccgtgcgcgtagaggcgcgcggctgttagcttgcatccgggagatagtaggttcgaatcccactatcggcagccctgaagatggttttccgtggtttcccattttcacaccaggcaaatgctggggctgtaccttaattaaggccacgtccgcttccttccaactcctaggccttttctatcccatcatcgccataagacctatctgtgacggtgcgacgtaaagcccttagaaaAAAAAGCCTGAATTTAATTTCAACTCTCAACGCATTATTTGGAGTGAGAGTAACTGACGCTTTTGATGGTAATTCGACCGTtcgatggagacattaagccttgagtagactgCTGCCCCCCCACCCTTGTGTTGCTGGACATGAGTAGTCTATGTGCCGAAACCGGATTTCTCCTCCAACCTACCTCATTATTATCATGTCATATCCATACGCGCAGGTCGACCATGGCCTTTAGAAATAGGCCTGTAAAGAGGGGATCCGAAAatatcctcgtacactcccggtactaaacACGAAAATAACCCCGCTCTAGAAGGGTAAGAGTAACAGCCGAGAGGGTTCGACGCGCTGACCATGCATCGCCCCGTATTTTGTACAAAGTATAGACTTATTCGAACATTTCTTTGGACATAATTTCACATCCCAGACGTAACGATTGAAGCAGAAGACATTCATATATGATTATTACTAGAAAAGTTTTGAAGAGTGAAGTTTCATACAAACTATTCTGCAGTTATTTTATCTTCCTACTCAGCGTTATTATTTTTATAActgttattattaatagtattattattgttgtcagcctctgtggtgaagtgcttagcgtgattatctgccacccccggaggcccgggttcgattcccgactcagccaagaaatttcaaaagtgctacgagggctggaacggggtgcactcagcctcgagaggacaactgagtagagggaagtggggttcgattccctcctcagcaacCCTCAGGTCAACTTAAATGAAGAGGGTTCCCCGAagttgatttccgtggtttcccacctctcctccaggcaaatgccggaatggtacctaacttcaggccacggccgcttccttccgtcctcccaatctatcccttccaacctcacacgaaggcccctgttcggcataacaggtgagtccgcctggacgagatagtggtcctcctcccagttgtatcctccgatctAAAATCtgaccctccaggacactgcccttgaggcggtagaggtggggtccctcgctgagtccaagggaaacacagaccctggagggtaaagattaagaaaggaacaaggaaagaaagaaagaaattattattattattattattattattattattattattattattattattattattattattattattgtaattctttgtattttaatttattcgtAGGTATTATACTATTGTACTTAGAAAGGGAATTGTTCATTTATATTTTGTattgtaatatatattttatgtacagtaagatagcatagtaatttgttttagTCTACCttttcatttattcattattttcattttttattgtatattatttttgtatttaattaCCAAGCGTAAGGCagagacacgtgtccctaacttttccAGATAAAATTAACTGAGATTAATTACAAAATATTGTGAACTACAGAATCGGTTACAGTCAGCACCTTTCTCAAAGGAGATCTGTGTCGCTGGAAGAAAGATTGATAATATTTATCTCTCTCCGAAAATGGCCCGTTATTCCCGTATAATTTTGCTTCAGGAAATACTGTAGTGAGAACTGAGTTAGCTTAAAGGCCTCAGAGAGGACACAGCTGCCATCTTACGTGATGGTGAGAACGAAAGAATTAGCGTCAATAATTTCTTATTGAGATGTTTTATGCTGTATTAAGCTTATCGAATGTCAGATAAGATATTTCTGCACTCTTGTGGGTTCGTCTTCATATAGACTGTGTTGCGGTGCTGGGAACTGTCCGCACGAGGCGACGCAAAACTAAGACACGGTTCAAGTACCTCGTAACTCTTGCATTTCcaatgatttcctattttcattcTGTAGTCTTCTAAAGTAATCTTGAGAAAGTTGATGAAGATAGCGACGAATCATAATAAATTTTACTATGCAAATTAGCAGTTCAGATATGACAGCCCGGATTCTTTTGTTTGGTCACAATCTCAAAGAAAGGGTTTATGTCAAGAAACTAGCAAGCATGGTGGAGTTCAAAGGCTATATTCAGCAGAAATTGATGCCTTACAGACATAACCTTCCTTTTCTTAAGGCACAGAATGGTGGGCAATTTATTTTAAAGACATATTTTTAGAAGTAGTGTGTACTGATTTTAAAGGTATGAAAATATGTTTTGCGCCAGAGACACGTAATCTTGTGCACCCTACTCGGGACCCCAACGAGTCGCAAATAACTCACGACAGCCCGATGTAATCCCAGGGTATTtcgttcaatgagaaaaaaatttaaaatttctcaTGTGGTTTCGCTTTACGTGGGATAAGAAAGAAAATGGTTCAGCCACACGCAATAGTAATCGAACGATCGTCTTCATCCAATACTAATGTTAAAACTTCGCCACTGCCCGCATTCATATTTACGCAATCTATCAGTGAATCAACTTACAAACTAAGACTAAGAATTAACTATCACTAAAAATTAACACTCACTGAATTACATAAAAAGAGACAGGGAACCACATTTATTTAACTAGAGAAATGCCCTAAAGAAATGAGAGCTATTTTGGGAATGACTTACAATTGTCACTACATAGAATAAGTTATTCAAAAATCGTAAGttaaagtcagcgctggcttattaaaaacaaaatatagcATTATATAACTTgaattgtttctgaaatgaaatcaaaattCAGAATTACTATCCATAACTATTCTTCAGACATCATATGTATCACTGGTTTACGTTCTCCAGCTGCAATTATTACATCattatggaaaattctaagtttctTCTCAAAATTACATCACCACTAAAGAACAAAATCTGAACTCAATCAAACGGATTTCATTTTGGAAAATTAATCAGTAACAGATGACGTGCTAAGGCTTTGCACCCCTAATGCCTGATAAATCCGGCTCCTAATCTATCATCTTCCTATTTAGTAACCTTTCATAAAACTCCAATTCAACTAttcaatgttttaaaataattaatcttcctttctatccacataattcttaattcatatatCTCTGGCTCAATATGCATTTATACGTCGTATTCTAATCAAAATCCTACTGTGCAAGTTTTCTTTTAATTCGTATCTGCAGTGTGAAAACCTCAATACTATGCTTTGCGTCTACTTAACCATATATGTATAATATGTCATTTATCTCGCATTTCGTACGTTTCGAGAATGTGTCACAGAACTCGCATACCTCCATCATAACAGCTGTCTTGACATTACATCACTTTCTAAATCTCGGCTAAATATGAATATTCACAATCCATACCTTATATCTGGTCAATCCcgcggtgtacttcctcttaattattcgcataccgagcttgatagctgcagtcgcttaagtgccgccagtatccagtattcgggagatagtaggttcgaaccccactgtcggcagccctgaaaattgttttccgcggtttcccattttcacaccaggcaaatgctggggctgtaccttaattaaggccacggccgcttccttcccactcctagcccttccttgtcccatcgtcgccataagacctatctgtatttgtgtgacgtaaagcaactagcaaaaaaaatataattatTCGCATCGTTTCATTAGATCCATACCTTCCACATATAACGTTTATATACCTCCTATATACACCTTGTAATTACCACAAAACGCAATATAATACTTCATATAACTTCTCATTACCTTGTCCGACGatcaattattattatctcaactacTCAATGTTAAATCTTACTTCACATAACCTTCAACACATACCTTGCAATTACTGATATATAGCTTTCTTAAATACGTCAATACGTGTTTCCCATATTctattcctttcaataaaatcacgaTGCATAACCTTACATGTGTTACTagtgctgctaataataatatcgCTCTTCAAGGAGTACTTGATTTCCATCATTCTCTTCTGACGCGCGGTCCATCTGTGACGTAATCTTTAGATACATACATCGCAAGATTTCTCGATACCCTTCATCTGATGATAATTCTTAGCAATCAGCTGTTATGTTGTATCATTCCTAATCGTATTCTCGACTACTTCATTGAATTATTTGCTAAAACACGGTGATCCATGCGCGAGATATACATATAATTCTACACTGCCTGAATATAGCATTAATATCTTTAATATCACACACTTCACTGCATattatcacttgcacacttaaatattATCATTTCTAACATATATTCAATTCAACTGCATATGCCAAAAATAGTATTACTTAAGAATTATGATACTAATTGTAAGCACTTGGCTCGTCTCTCGTTACTCCGATGTCAGTTGTTCTCCTTCGGCCCGTCACATGGCTAGTTTTGCGGTCTGGATCTGAGGTTGGGCTGGACTCCTCCTCCCATTCAGAACTGGTCTAGGTAGGCAATATCCATCTCTCATCTCGGGTAGGTCATCTGTCCGGATGATACctctctccaggtcggtccatcttgAATGCTTAACAGTTCATCACCTTCTTCGTAAGGCTGCCAACAAAGTTAAACATTTCCGAAGAGTACATAgtcattttaaaattatcagaATAATATTTCTCTCAGATTATTCCTTTTAACCTTCTTCTGCGTTATATTTGGCTAACTCTTTATAATTgcgtataatatatattttttatcttgTTCCGAGAAACTCTTTAGATTCAGCTTAATTATTCTTCAGAATTACTTTCTTTACTTCTCAGCTTCTCCACCAATAAAATAACTTTCTCTTAATTCTTTTCTTCTTTTGCAATTCATACAATACTTCCCTGCAATATTGTTGGTCTTGCGCCTCGGGTTTCCAATAAGCGTATTTGATTTAAGCTCCGCTTATCTGGACGTATTTTATCTATTCACTGTGTTTCTGTGGGTCGATTATCCCGTTTTATTCTTAATCAATCTAGTTTTTCTTTATGATTTTCCGCTGAAATCTAGTCAAACTTTGTCCTTTGAGTAGCGCGATAGCAATCCACGTTTTGTCTTAGTGAGTtcaatttttcaagtgtattttttaataatctcttctattctattttttaaaaacaatctacttgaccttttgctgttctgcaccgccttcggAATACATTCGTTCTCAGTTAGACATGGCCTCCTATTATATCTCGATATCATGACTTCATTTTGTATTCTTTTCAGTTtgagtgggccataccttcctcCGGCGCCATTTTTGAAAACGTCtagaaaatgcaacgggcacatttGTATGCATGAATATTATGATGATGTCTTTCGATCCAAAAGGTTTGTTATTGTTGTAAGTGGAATGTGTATTTTATAACTGATAAATTCTAGTACAATTTTTGCATTCAGGAAAGAATTGACAACGTATGAATTCATGATTCTGAAAAGTAATTTCTGCGGATACTTCGGAATATAAACTAGCAGAGAAttcttattatatatttttatgtctAATCGCATAACATTATTCGTAAGTTGTTCTGGCATTCAATGAAATCAAGACTGAGATCTTTACTTCTGAAAAAAGCTAATCCTACCGTGTCACACACGATTTCCGGAGTCATAAATCCTCACTCTATGTGCAATCATTTGTGTTTATGCGTGTGTCCGGTTCCTTGAGTGAATAATCAGCGTTGAGGCACTCAGTTCCAGATGATCCCGGGCTCGGTTCCCGACAGCGTAGGGGATTTTAATATTCGTCTGATTAATCCtgctgggtcggggactgggtgtttttgtgtgtcccaatactctcctcgtCAAATCtggacaacacactacattaccagccaccacagaaacacgcaatacaccATACAGGGTTGGAGCCAGGAAGGTCATCCAGtggtaaaacagggtcaaatccatatatGCGACACATTTAGCACTCGcaactccacagatgtgggaaatgcGGTGGATTAaaactgtccttcggttcagatgaCCCCTGATTCGTCTCTGGCTGGGCCGGATATTTTAACTCTTTAAGGTTAAATACTCTGGCTTGGGGAGTTTTGTGTCCTCCTTAATCACTACGAACCATCGCAGAAACACGCACGGTTATGGAGGGCATACCTATCAACGAAATTGAACATACTAATTCCTTTTACAAAAattaagtgaaaaatctgcggtaaattaagaaataccgtcgttattagagaaacaTCTAGAGAAATGTggatacgtacttacgggctgtaggcaggactcctttatgttgtattccgctgcccTTGGCGTctcttgtttctttcttgaggtccagggctagcactgacGAGTGGGattgctatgtctgtgaattctcattatctttgtctatATGGCTAGCGCGAgcaattcaaacagaaaaataacatgatccctgaaccaataaatatatcatttaatgattGAGTTAtggcacaaaacgaatgagaaacatgaagaaaacgcacctcattaattcaaacaacttcagtaagcaaagacatcacacacgaaagtgttagagaAACAAAACACATACCGAAGCGCTGCGacgtagaagaaaataatagttgtaatgtagtaaagtatgtatcgATATAATTCTCttcaagtaaaatatttcatactatttcttaatttacggcAGATATTCGACTTTATTTGTGTAGgatcaattattatgttccatttgggacaaatattacagtgacatttcgtagagaggtatgcgctacgtaaccgAACGCAGTACTGAAAATATTTCTGCACATAAGGTTGGAGGTAAGAAGGACACCCGGCAGTAAAACGAGGCTCAATGGACATCAAGTGTTGGTCCCAACGTATTGAGGAAAGTGCTAGGACCAGATACTTCTATACCAATCCATTAGCTCACGATGTATGTGCGCACAATATTTGGCAAAAGTGTCAGTTTCTGCTTGTCTCTTAGGCGAAGTGTGATGGCTATACAGTTTGTTATCtctttaatttttaaagttttcattacgtcgcactgacacaaccGTGCCTTATGGCGACGCTGGAATGGGAAAagaataggagtgggaagtaatTGGCCGTAGCCCGGCATTTACATAGTGCGGTTcgatccactgtctcccgaatgcaattcacttaaccgcatggccaacttgctcggtgctgcagatgatgttgatgataatgtGGCAGGGAGGCTGAAACCTGAAGTTAACGCATAGCCAATCCTCTCGAATATACTATTCGGACTGCTCAACACGTAACGTCCCTCTCCGATGGAGGAATCATTATCAGTAGGGTCCATATGAGCAGTACAAAGAGGTTTTGAATTGAACCTGAACTTTTGACATTCATTATAATGATTAGGAATTGTATTCAACgagcaccacctctcctaccatatCGGCGAACATCCTGAGCGTACTTCTATTTTCGACCAACGGAAATCAAAACGACTAGCCATGGTATCACACCACGAAGACTTGACACCTTAGGACTCATGGCCACCAGGCGCACATTCCTTGAAATAGATACATCAACAAAAGAAACGACGGAAATTTAGTAGGAGCTtttgtcgatgatgatgatgatgatgatgatgatgatgatgatgatgatgatgatgatgatgatgatgatgatgatcaggctAAGGAAAAAAAATGGTGTTGTAGGGTTCCTTACGTGTATTTCTCTCCTTCTGGCATCTAAAGTCTCCTCTTTCTGAGACACCTCTCTTCACATTCTCGTCTAGAAAGAAACCTGTAAAGAACGTGAGATACATCAAAATCAATATTTTATAATGAATAAAAATCTTTCTCCTACACATCACTTCATACGGGTACGGTTACGTCCGATAGACGCCATCCACTACCTTCGGAGCGTCTTGTCTTTCAGTGCTGAAACCGGCTAGTTATAGCACATAAAattatacatacgtacatacatacatacatacatacatacatacatacatacatatatcagtATTATGTTATACcattcaacgttcagtctgcaggACTCTGCGACttaactaaacgtctccacaatcctctgtttttaAAGAGTTCTGTGGCTTATCGTTAAATACACTTGGTCGCCCTCTTCCTCTGTTACCCTCCACGATGAAGCTCATTGTTCCTCTCCTGCCCCATTCACCACGCCTGATGCTAACACCGAGACCAGTGTGTGCGTACGGCTTCATCAGTCTTAACTCGTAACTTAGCCATAATCTACTCATTCCGAGTGTTTACTTCCCACCTGCTACCATTctcactaccttcatgtctgttactccgtACTTCTGAATAATATATCCTAAGAATACCCATCTCTCACTCTCGTACAGCAAATTTGCTCTAAAACAGACCggtttaaagatagtttcgtccaggagttgaattcttccttacagaatagagttgatcgcaactgcgagtcaATATCacctactatactaccatcctgggagaatacacatcctgcatttcaacctaactgaattcCTACCTGCCACTTcatacatttcagtagatgatccatgtaaactatgagcaacaaaggtgaaagaatatAGCGCCTCTTAACTCCTGTAACGACCTTGAACGAACTCATACTTTCGTCAACTTTCGCTGAATTCCAACCGCCAACATGTGTCTTTGATTGCCTATAATAATCTGCACTTAATCTCACAGTCCTACAGGACGGTAAATTTTTCCCTGGGTTctctgtcgtatgctttctctgtCTATTTCTCTTGTAGCAttcttcagttacctggcgcatactgaaaactgATCCTGACAACCCGTCTGTGGGCTGGAACGACACTACTTTTCATCTAACTCACTCCCAACAATAGCTCGCACCCCCTCTTCCAGAATTCAAGTTAACATCTTGGCTTATATACTggtcaatgagataccttgatagttgctgcaatccttcctgttcccttgcttgtagatataTGCAGTTACAACGTTCGTCCAATCGGAAGCTACCATAATAACGTAACATGCAAATCTTACTTTATGAATCAGTTTCACTCCAGCCTTCCCGCTGCATTTCACCATTTCAGAACTAATTTAATCTATTTTTTCAGTTTTATGACAACgaagttcatttaccatcctttctgaCGTCATTGTCCTCCCTACGAGATAGGTTGTTCGTGATGTCAACAGGATGATTTCCTCTTACTTTGgatagattttcaaaatattcctttaacCCGTCCGGTGATTACTTGGGATCCACTATGAGTTCACGGATTTACCCGACGGACTGAAAAGCTATGACAATATAATATTTTAAACAGTGTACAGGGATTGCATTTCCAAATTGACGCGTTTTCGGTTTAATGTGACTTTAAAATTCAAACACTACGCTCCTTTAGAAATACTGCCTCCTGAGAACCTTTTTTTGAAATTTGAATGGACCGCGTTTTTCCCCAGTAACAGCAACAATATGTAAGCAGACAAGCCTTCGCACACATCAACAGCGATATGTGACGTATATATGAAGTATGTACAACAGACTTGAAAattgaataggcctacatatgtatATCTCGAACTATTCCTGAAATTATTTCAAACTCACCTGTTTGCATTTCCTCCGCAGCCTCCGTAAATAAACCTCTGGCATTCACCGATGTTCCTGGCGAAGTAGAAGGACGGGAAGTAGCCCATACAGTTACCAGTCACAGGAGGAAGGTTACACACATTGGCCAGTGGAATTGCAGAATGTACTGAAATCATACATAATTTCCCATTTGTCAATGGTTCAGAAAGAGTTGAAGGCATCAGGAGCAATTGGATTTTCAGAACAATGCAAAATTCTGAGTTGCGAATTACTATATACGTATTAtgttgaaagtggaatgtttggtGAAGCTGTGATCCCTGCCGACCATACAGCTTCACTGACCCCTTAAGGAAAATTGATTATAGATCCTAAGTTTTGCTTAACATAGggatagtgaactatctctagTGACTGCATACTTTCACCACATTCAGTTAGGCGATGTGAACCGGACTGCTAAATTCATAAGATATACAGTAGTTATCTCCCCGAAAGTTGCATTTCACTTTATGATATGAAATAAGGCACTTGTTTGATCTGGTACTGGATAGGATAATCAAAACCTGGGAGAAGGAAGTACCCTGTATATGTATGGGAACAAAAGATAAGAGAATCAACATACAGAGCtttgtctttgctgacgacctagcgaTTATTACCCAGACTCCTGAGGAACTTCATGAAATCGCAATTAGaactggcctccaaatctcttacgagaaaacacaatacatgtaCTTCATGAACAAGTACCTGATATAACTTGCAACCAAATTGGACTACATTACAGAAATCAAGCACTTCaaatacttaggtgaaattatcgcaaacacttgaagtaaaaagcTAATATAACATATGCAGAAAAGTTACGGCAAGCCTACACCATCACTTGGAATAAGTATAATAAGAAATAACTTTCTACGAAAGCCAAACTCCGCCACTACCGCACAGTTGTTCTCCCAGAAACACTGTACGCAATTGAGACGTCATCCCTAACCTTTAATATCAAGGACATAGAGACAATAGAACGGCAGATACTCAGGAAGGTATATGGACCCAAGGTCCATATGCGTAAAGGCTCATAAGAACTGTATGCTTTGACTGAGCGATTCTCTTCAGTTGCACGAAAGGCGTATGAAATTTTGCTGGCGcatagcacgaatggacgactcttgAATGACCaacccgacaaaccaaattacgctggttaGTAAACACTGAAAGCGAACTTGCAAAAATTAATTTTGgcccactggcaactacacggaccaAATTCAGACAGAAGATCAATTCACATAAGTTCTCATCCGAAATCCCAACAACCACGAACTTGAAACCCAAACATGCTTTGACAATGGAAATAAGACAACCCCATAATGAAAGGATGAGGAGGTTTTGGGAAGATACGAAGATCAAGAATTCCAGTGCTAATAATGGTTTTTACGTGCTTCTTAGAGTGAAAACGCattatttatatatgtataaaAGTAGTGAGAATTGAACTGAACAACAATGAATAGCTACGAGTATTGTCCTACTGAAGCACTATTTTCTTTATTGATATAGAACTTGCTGCCATCTGTCTAACATGTCGGGGGTACTTAGCGTCCGTAATGGAATGTGCAACCTCCCAGGGGAGTTGCTTTTTCGTGTTAGACTATTGGCCTAACAGCATGTTTATATTAGGATTTTTTTTCctttcatgtttttattttgctattgCTTTTACGTCGCTTTACGTCActccggcacagatagatcttatggcgttgatgggacaggaaagggctaggactgggagggaagcggccgtggccttaattaaggtacatttgcctggtttgaaaatgggaaaccatggaaaaccaaaatcagggctgccgacagtagtgttcgaactcattacctcccgattactggacactggccacgcttaagcgactgcagctatcgagctcggtactttcatTGTTAAAGTTATATCGAGGAACCTTATAATACAATAGAACATGAGCTTCTGACTTTAATAGCGTATTATGTAATTTGCAATTATAATTTCTGAGCAACACATAAACACATACCAGGTGGGTCACGGACGCCGTacgttctacttataaatgtcccgcatgcataagtgatatttggggtgtctaccaactgattttaacagggaaactactgccagcgggcaggttacgtcagaatatgaagagataagaaacagagtcacacttgcagcgtgttactcagcgctggcggtcgaatgcaccccttgcattagtaaacatcgttttcgaccgcatagttctaggctggtgtatggtacagccgcactatattt includes:
- the LOC136876883 gene encoding PI-actitoxin-Aeq3b translates to MGYSQTCVLFLLLLTTTVHSAIPLANVCNLPPVTGNCMGYFPSFYFARNIGECQRFIYGGCGGNANRFLSRRECEERCLRKRRL